A window of Leptolyngbya sp. SIO1E4 genomic DNA:
GTGGGCGTGGCGATCGCGCCCCCAGTGGTCTTCATGCTGAGCCCGCCAGTCAACCGGGTGAGCGATGTTTGGCTCCATGAGGGCATCCGGATCGCCACACCGGAGGTCAGGGCCTTTGGTCGCACGATTGTCCCGAGTAAGACACTCTTTGAGCTGGAACCGCTGATCAAGCCCGCAGGGGAATATGTAGCCTTTGCGCCGCTGGCGATCGCCACACCGTACTTTCTCGATGAATCGCCAGCGGGCAGCTATGACCTAACCCTGATCGACCCAGTGACGGATTCAGTGCAGGTGGATGTCCCTGCGCCCTGTGGGGGAACGGTGATCGATACCGGCTGGCATGGGGGCTACGGCAATCAGGTCGATATCCAATGCCATGACGGGCATGAGATCTTCCTGGCTCATTTCTCAAAGATCTATGTGGCGACGGGGGATGCGGTGAAGTTGGGCCAGCCCATTGCTCAGCAGGGCAGCACTGGCAACAGCACGGGGGAGCATATCCATATTGAAATCACGCCGAAAGGGGGCGAGCGCACCAACCGTGAGCAGACGCTGCCCATCATGCAGGACATCATGGCGTTCTGGGAAACGGGGTTAGAGGCCCCGGCTCTGGCTGCACTCACTCTGGATGACGAGACGCTGATGAAGGCGATCGGGAAGGCCGAGGGCACGGTCGATGGCCATCTGAATCCGGATGCGGACTATCACGGCCACATTGATCCGGGCAATGGGGCGGCCAATCTGGGGTTC
This region includes:
- a CDS encoding M23 family metallopeptidase, giving the protein MVVAPMAFQAAKQNSGLVGWLLVGVAIAPPVVFMLSPPVNRVSDVWLHEGIRIATPEVRAFGRTIVPSKTLFELEPLIKPAGEYVAFAPLAIATPYFLDESPAGSYDLTLIDPVTDSVQVDVPAPCGGTVIDTGWHGGYGNQVDIQCHDGHEIFLAHFSKIYVATGDAVKLGQPIAQQGSTGNSTGEHIHIEITPKGGERTNREQTLPIMQDIMAFWETGLEAPALAALTLDDETLMKAIGKAEGTVDGHLNPDADYHGHIDPGNGAANLGFFSYQHGASSPQEADQKQLNRLRDAEREIQAQAVGKFGQPLSEAALLTALDLWNQAPLAGQDFVTHLATPDPSPEQIIEARAKSYIDPTTGVLDAPGLGNSMVNVEADQRRRTKANLNALQLLRR